In Ischnura elegans chromosome 6, ioIscEleg1.1, whole genome shotgun sequence, one genomic interval encodes:
- the LOC124160901 gene encoding vesicular glutamate transporter 1-like isoform X2, translated as MQLCANSSNHSSYLTAVEDSCEGMNHGNSNSQGWRFSIPRRYLVAFLAFLGFWNIYGLRVNLSVAIVAMTRNRTSNGNDTVVEPEFSWGPQEQGLALGSFFYGYALSQIPGGWMAGRMLGGRALFGFGVGATALLTLFTPLLARAGLPFIIALRVFEGLFEGVTYPAIHAVWARWAPPGERTHLATFAFSGSYFGTVASLSIASLLAESLGWPSIFYAFGVVGLLWFFIWMTFVKETPQEDRRITDFELDLIRSSVGPASNHGKDVHVPWRHFVTSLPVWAIAIAHFCENWGFYTLLTELPTYLTDVLGLDLKSVGFLSAMPYLLMGFVVQFGGLIADYLIFKKRFSKTQIRKICTCGAFVFQAVFLLLASKARSPPLVITLLTFAVGIGGFAWAGFSVNHLDLAPQYASILMGISNTMATLPGMISPSLTGYLVQHKSALEWEVVFYIAAGIYLTGALLYGLFATAERQHWAQSSDQQSLFYDGNGMEDGCAEDDDGGDNQSKTSTEDLPFGSGSCD; from the exons CCAAGGATGGAGATTTTCAATTCCCCGTCGGTATCTCGTCGCTTTCCTGGCCTTTTTGGGGTTCTGGAACATCTATGGACTCCGTGTCAATCTGAGTGTTGCCATCGTCGCAATGACCAGAAATCGCACTTCCAATGGAAACGATACGGTA GTTGAGCCAGAATTCAGCTGGGGTCCTCAGGAGCAAGGCCTGGCTCTGGGGTCATTCTTTTATGGATATGCACTGTCACAGATTCCTGGAGGTTGGATGGCTGGACGAATGTTGGGTGGACGAGCCCTGTTTGGTTTTGGAGTGGGTGCGACCGCTCTCCTCACGTTATTCACTCCCTTGCTTGCCCGAGCAGGACTTCCTTTCATCATAGCTCTACGTGTCTTTGAAGGGCTGTTTGAG GGTGTCACTTATCCAGCAATCCATGCAGTGTGGGCGAGATGGGCTCCCCCAGGTGAACGTACCCACCTTGCAACTTTTGCATTCTCAGGAAGTTATTTTGGAACAGTTGCGTCTCTGTCCATTGCATCACTACTTGCAGAATCGCTTGGGTGGCCCTCAATCTTTTATGCATTTG GTGTGGTTGGGTTGCTTTGGTTTTTTATTTGGATGACCTTTGTGAAGGAAACTCCTCAAGAAGACCGTCGCATCACTGACTTTGAACTGGATCTCATCCGCTCCTCTGTTGGCCCTGCTTCCAATCATGGAAAG GATGTACATGTGCCATGGAGGCATTTTGTCACATCATTACCTGTTTGGGCAATTGCAATTGCTCACTTTTGTGAGAACTGGGGATTTTACACACTTCTTACAGAGCTTCCTACCTATTTGACTG aTGTACTTGGCCTAGACCTAAAAAGCGTTGGATTTCTATCAGCAATGCCATATTTACTAATGGGTTTTGTTGTTCAGTTTGGAGGATTGATAGCAGACTATCTAATTTTTAAGAAGAGGTTTTCTAAAACTCAG ATAAGGAAGATATGCACTTGTGGAGCATTCGTTTTCCAGGCTGTTTTTCTTCTCCTGGCATCCAAGGCACGAAGTCCCCCCCTGGTAATAACATTACTGACATTCGCTGTTGGCATTGGTGGATTTGCCTGGGCAGGCTTCAG TGTAAACCATTTGGACCTGGCTCCTCAGTATGCAAGCATCCTGATGGGGATATCTAATACAATGGCCACTCTCCCAGGAATGATCAGCCCATCATTGACAGGTTACCTCGTTCAGCATAAG AGTGCATTAGAATGGGAGGTGGTGTTCTACATTGCTGCTGGCATATATCTCACGGGTGCTTTGCTGTATGGCCTCTTTGCCACAGCAGAGCGACAGCACTGGGCTCAGTCTTCAGACCAGCAATCTCTGTTTTATGATGGCAATGGAATGGAAGATGGTTGTGCTGAAGATGACGACGGAGGTGACAATCAGTCCAAGACTTCCACGGAGGATCTTCCTTTTGGATCTGGGTCCTGTGATTAG
- the LOC124160901 gene encoding vesicular glutamate transporter 1-like isoform X1, with the protein MQLCANSSNHSSYLTAVEDSCEGMNHGNSNSQGWRFSIPRRYLVAFLAFLGFWNIYGLRVNLSVAIVAMTRNRTSNGNDTVVEPEFSWGPQEQGLALGSFFYGYALSQIPGGWMAGRMLGGRALFGFGVGATALLTLFTPLLARAGLPFIIALRVFEGLFEGVTYPAIHAVWARWAPPGERTHLATFAFSGSYFGTVASLSIASLLAESLGWPSIFYAFGVVGLLWFFIWMTFVKETPQEDRRITDFELDLIRSSVGPASNHGKVDVHVPWRHFVTSLPVWAIAIAHFCENWGFYTLLTELPTYLTDVLGLDLKSVGFLSAMPYLLMGFVVQFGGLIADYLIFKKRFSKTQIRKICTCGAFVFQAVFLLLASKARSPPLVITLLTFAVGIGGFAWAGFSVNHLDLAPQYASILMGISNTMATLPGMISPSLTGYLVQHKSALEWEVVFYIAAGIYLTGALLYGLFATAERQHWAQSSDQQSLFYDGNGMEDGCAEDDDGGDNQSKTSTEDLPFGSGSCD; encoded by the exons CCAAGGATGGAGATTTTCAATTCCCCGTCGGTATCTCGTCGCTTTCCTGGCCTTTTTGGGGTTCTGGAACATCTATGGACTCCGTGTCAATCTGAGTGTTGCCATCGTCGCAATGACCAGAAATCGCACTTCCAATGGAAACGATACGGTA GTTGAGCCAGAATTCAGCTGGGGTCCTCAGGAGCAAGGCCTGGCTCTGGGGTCATTCTTTTATGGATATGCACTGTCACAGATTCCTGGAGGTTGGATGGCTGGACGAATGTTGGGTGGACGAGCCCTGTTTGGTTTTGGAGTGGGTGCGACCGCTCTCCTCACGTTATTCACTCCCTTGCTTGCCCGAGCAGGACTTCCTTTCATCATAGCTCTACGTGTCTTTGAAGGGCTGTTTGAG GGTGTCACTTATCCAGCAATCCATGCAGTGTGGGCGAGATGGGCTCCCCCAGGTGAACGTACCCACCTTGCAACTTTTGCATTCTCAGGAAGTTATTTTGGAACAGTTGCGTCTCTGTCCATTGCATCACTACTTGCAGAATCGCTTGGGTGGCCCTCAATCTTTTATGCATTTG GTGTGGTTGGGTTGCTTTGGTTTTTTATTTGGATGACCTTTGTGAAGGAAACTCCTCAAGAAGACCGTCGCATCACTGACTTTGAACTGGATCTCATCCGCTCCTCTGTTGGCCCTGCTTCCAATCATGGAAAGGTG GATGTACATGTGCCATGGAGGCATTTTGTCACATCATTACCTGTTTGGGCAATTGCAATTGCTCACTTTTGTGAGAACTGGGGATTTTACACACTTCTTACAGAGCTTCCTACCTATTTGACTG aTGTACTTGGCCTAGACCTAAAAAGCGTTGGATTTCTATCAGCAATGCCATATTTACTAATGGGTTTTGTTGTTCAGTTTGGAGGATTGATAGCAGACTATCTAATTTTTAAGAAGAGGTTTTCTAAAACTCAG ATAAGGAAGATATGCACTTGTGGAGCATTCGTTTTCCAGGCTGTTTTTCTTCTCCTGGCATCCAAGGCACGAAGTCCCCCCCTGGTAATAACATTACTGACATTCGCTGTTGGCATTGGTGGATTTGCCTGGGCAGGCTTCAG TGTAAACCATTTGGACCTGGCTCCTCAGTATGCAAGCATCCTGATGGGGATATCTAATACAATGGCCACTCTCCCAGGAATGATCAGCCCATCATTGACAGGTTACCTCGTTCAGCATAAG AGTGCATTAGAATGGGAGGTGGTGTTCTACATTGCTGCTGGCATATATCTCACGGGTGCTTTGCTGTATGGCCTCTTTGCCACAGCAGAGCGACAGCACTGGGCTCAGTCTTCAGACCAGCAATCTCTGTTTTATGATGGCAATGGAATGGAAGATGGTTGTGCTGAAGATGACGACGGAGGTGACAATCAGTCCAAGACTTCCACGGAGGATCTTCCTTTTGGATCTGGGTCCTGTGATTAG
- the LOC124160901 gene encoding vesicular glutamate transporter 1-like isoform X3, with protein sequence MTRSQKGVPNEKTAINETPDLFPSSGRNQGWRFSIPRRYLVAFLAFLGFWNIYGLRVNLSVAIVAMTRNRTSNGNDTVVEPEFSWGPQEQGLALGSFFYGYALSQIPGGWMAGRMLGGRALFGFGVGATALLTLFTPLLARAGLPFIIALRVFEGLFEGVTYPAIHAVWARWAPPGERTHLATFAFSGSYFGTVASLSIASLLAESLGWPSIFYAFGVVGLLWFFIWMTFVKETPQEDRRITDFELDLIRSSVGPASNHGKVDVHVPWRHFVTSLPVWAIAIAHFCENWGFYTLLTELPTYLTDVLGLDLKSVGFLSAMPYLLMGFVVQFGGLIADYLIFKKRFSKTQIRKICTCGAFVFQAVFLLLASKARSPPLVITLLTFAVGIGGFAWAGFSVNHLDLAPQYASILMGISNTMATLPGMISPSLTGYLVQHKSALEWEVVFYIAAGIYLTGALLYGLFATAERQHWAQSSDQQSLFYDGNGMEDGCAEDDDGGDNQSKTSTEDLPFGSGSCD encoded by the exons ATGACTCGTTCTCAGAAGGGCGTTCCTAATGAGAAAACTGCCATCAACGAAACACCAGATCTATTTCCCTCCTCAGGGCGCAA CCAAGGATGGAGATTTTCAATTCCCCGTCGGTATCTCGTCGCTTTCCTGGCCTTTTTGGGGTTCTGGAACATCTATGGACTCCGTGTCAATCTGAGTGTTGCCATCGTCGCAATGACCAGAAATCGCACTTCCAATGGAAACGATACGGTA GTTGAGCCAGAATTCAGCTGGGGTCCTCAGGAGCAAGGCCTGGCTCTGGGGTCATTCTTTTATGGATATGCACTGTCACAGATTCCTGGAGGTTGGATGGCTGGACGAATGTTGGGTGGACGAGCCCTGTTTGGTTTTGGAGTGGGTGCGACCGCTCTCCTCACGTTATTCACTCCCTTGCTTGCCCGAGCAGGACTTCCTTTCATCATAGCTCTACGTGTCTTTGAAGGGCTGTTTGAG GGTGTCACTTATCCAGCAATCCATGCAGTGTGGGCGAGATGGGCTCCCCCAGGTGAACGTACCCACCTTGCAACTTTTGCATTCTCAGGAAGTTATTTTGGAACAGTTGCGTCTCTGTCCATTGCATCACTACTTGCAGAATCGCTTGGGTGGCCCTCAATCTTTTATGCATTTG GTGTGGTTGGGTTGCTTTGGTTTTTTATTTGGATGACCTTTGTGAAGGAAACTCCTCAAGAAGACCGTCGCATCACTGACTTTGAACTGGATCTCATCCGCTCCTCTGTTGGCCCTGCTTCCAATCATGGAAAGGTG GATGTACATGTGCCATGGAGGCATTTTGTCACATCATTACCTGTTTGGGCAATTGCAATTGCTCACTTTTGTGAGAACTGGGGATTTTACACACTTCTTACAGAGCTTCCTACCTATTTGACTG aTGTACTTGGCCTAGACCTAAAAAGCGTTGGATTTCTATCAGCAATGCCATATTTACTAATGGGTTTTGTTGTTCAGTTTGGAGGATTGATAGCAGACTATCTAATTTTTAAGAAGAGGTTTTCTAAAACTCAG ATAAGGAAGATATGCACTTGTGGAGCATTCGTTTTCCAGGCTGTTTTTCTTCTCCTGGCATCCAAGGCACGAAGTCCCCCCCTGGTAATAACATTACTGACATTCGCTGTTGGCATTGGTGGATTTGCCTGGGCAGGCTTCAG TGTAAACCATTTGGACCTGGCTCCTCAGTATGCAAGCATCCTGATGGGGATATCTAATACAATGGCCACTCTCCCAGGAATGATCAGCCCATCATTGACAGGTTACCTCGTTCAGCATAAG AGTGCATTAGAATGGGAGGTGGTGTTCTACATTGCTGCTGGCATATATCTCACGGGTGCTTTGCTGTATGGCCTCTTTGCCACAGCAGAGCGACAGCACTGGGCTCAGTCTTCAGACCAGCAATCTCTGTTTTATGATGGCAATGGAATGGAAGATGGTTGTGCTGAAGATGACGACGGAGGTGACAATCAGTCCAAGACTTCCACGGAGGATCTTCCTTTTGGATCTGGGTCCTGTGATTAG